ACAGACAAGCTTAGGACTTATGTCGATGCCATACCCCCTGAGTACCCCGACTTTCATATTGCCAACTACCTACTCTGGATCAGATACAACCCAAAGTCCTACGACGACCCTATTTAAGGAAGGATATCTCTGGATTATGCCAAGACTCTGACTGGGGCATGACTTCTTAGCTTGTAAGGCAAGTTGATCCCAGATATAAATAGCTAACAATATCCCCTGTTGTAATCATCAACTCTTTCATAGGCATAGCAACATTGTAATCACAATCTTGCCGAATACAAGCAATACAAGAGTAGCAACTGGATGTATGGCTTTTACTTGCTTcccgagggcccgaaccagtataaacctcgtctCCATCTATGATTGTTCTTCGCACCAAGCAGGGTTCCCCAAGAACCAAATATCTACAGATAAAAAACACCGACAatatataaatgataagtgtaaggcatcgataataatccagagatagaaatagatactcataaatgtagtatggctaggtaggagattagttaggagaaaagattcctaagtcatttcttatttactaagtcttttgtacacaaACTCTGCATCtaggcataaggaacattactaaggaagatcaagaacagagcttgattCCCTTCACAACCAGGTCCTACTTGTCgtacaaatggggagtggactacaaagactcaatgagagtgtcacactcacgatctaccacatggcctggaatgtagggtgcatccataggtaaacagtatttaagcaccacacttacataatgtcgaccacttaagtCACTCTAGTACTGAGCTAGGCGCTTTGTGAAttatcaatcatgactatatcaagcatactactagagcaaactaggaacataataaatagaaacatagtaTTGAAATAGCACAAAATCATGAAATATAgaggatacaatggctataccagcctCCAGATGATGAATCCAGAATCTTGAGCAGTAGcccaactctacttgaatcttgctagctagcctatactagaactttgaggAATTGGAGATCTATTCTaatctctctagaaaccctaactTCTGATCTGATATCTTGACTTATGCAGATGCAGATTGCCTCAggggggctgatatatatagggggtagcatcaattctggaccctcagatcaaaccgacttagaagaatggcgtagatgcaatccttaaggcggcgGAGAACCGGTGTAGCGAggaggggctgccatgtgggccTCCTAGGCCATctggcctgcaggtggggccCTGTCTGTCTCTCGTGATCTGCTTCAGTGGGATGCCTTCTGGTGCTTTCTAGATTCTTCTGGAGTTGTTTTCGTCATAGATAATCATGTTTAATTCTaacgattgggtccaccttgatggttttctggataaaccctgctggaaACACATATTCACCAATACTCaaggaatttgttagtttaaacccctagacctatgctggtgatcattttcatgcatttctataggttttattgatggtttatgatggttgataactaccgtcaacaccatCACTTTGGGCTAGTGAATGCGGCAGCCACCAATTAGAACACCATGCAGCGACTTTTCACCGGCCAGATCGGATTGATCCATGAACTCGCCAAAACTGATTTGCCTAAGGCCGATCAGTTTGTACTAGTGGTAAATATGGTGCACATCCGCCAGCTCTTGGACGATTCCTTGCTCACCATCCTGGAGGAGAGCCCAGATTCCTCGGAGGATTCTTCTAGGACCGCCATCATCAGCTCCACACCGcctatgatgaggacatgacaccacgtctcctctagttatcaaccgtgtcacaatccggttgacctcgccaagaaggctaatccctgctgcaaaacgaagaacacaagcaagaacaagataaaaagcaactcaattaaagtgacaattgcagatgaatgattaagcactcgaagttggggtcttataaaccgataacggcgactgttcaatgacagattgatctaaaacaaaacccaaaacctaatgacagtggcagcatatgattataaaggtcttagggtcatcacctaccctggacacgccccctaatgggcccaaacacgatacatggtccaacggaccaaaagaaggtgtcgcagcaccatggcagattctggacgctaacttgtttcgacgattcccgttgagtccgaagagcttttgacatgaaaccacttggattggtttccttatcaaattatcttcccatccatatgtggatcatcaaaaacagagtccgaatgtgtcctgggtgaccagtttaaggcagactaatcCTGGAttctgaggcagactcgaacttgagttgctttgggcctccacctcggggactcgaaccgaattagcctcgggcctccttcttgacttggacacccttgttggcctccttctcctccatcccatgcaccaaacatggtcatatgcatgggtgtcatgtcctcgtcatcctccccttcttgatgaaaagccgtcctcggcgtcgattgtgcttgaaactgatcctgcacaacataaaggagaacggggttgcgaggacaaataaaactgaaataattatgagaaggaacgtgaccatgtttccaagtttctagtatgtcatctcgcataaaaattttagcaagcatgtagactccatgatccgaatgcacacgatgtatgtcaacactatcctacaaaatattagaactaaccaaagacaatgcaggaatagatgctcgagcagacataggtagcaaccaacaatgcttcccttcttggaagtgaacttgtttctttaaggaacatgagaaaatatttgtattattatggctgccctctaaacgatcatagtcttgtacaacaaaaggagaattcatattattatgaatgtatactcgatgtatcatatattgtgatgcatattatcccttgttgttatatctgccaataacatgatatgtgtgtttagaaaaccaaggcaaatcagcatatttaaaaaggctctcttccaaacaatctaggttacacaaaacatcaaattcaatgtaacccaaagtatgtaaagaagacatcagtttgaactcatcaattttagtagcaatatgaataacatgtttattttcagcacaagtcactggttccaaaacttgtaaaactgaagcatcttcaaccaattcatctttgtcataaggaacatcaagcaaattattatgggacaaagataaatcaagagagggttccactaaaaattgctctatgacagcatggtttgtggaaaaatttagtacattaagacaattttcaccttccgtgagtgtaggactatgggcattacctgtgttctcagcagaagtaataggtgcatggtgaagtgatgcttctgaatttgcatatgaggttgtgagctcctcattttcttccactcCATCCTCTCACTTACGTACATTATTctgtagaaggttagtcatagcaagaggaatacaacagactcttcctctaaatggtgcacctcaacatacgaagtcaaaacaggaggtggattaacaaaggtttctcgcataagaagtttcatatcattccaagtttgaggtttatcagaaggatctaaagacttccaccaagataaagcagaatgtcgtaaaacactaactgcattttttaccttcctccttggacacataaagcgagtagcaaatatgttatcgatggcaatttcccactctatgtactcatcagcacctataccatcataagtcaatggatacgaacaacctgttattgtaaacataaaaacaaggaacaaacggtgaaagttatccctaccaaataactacgtggttgcagtggtgtcacttttcatagcaagtgaaaacgtcttaccaagctcttacaaagttcttaccaacgcaagcagtggcggtacaactggcgactggttcgtgatacctgtgaggcagtggtaccgagattgcaaagccctttttctatactgatctgaagaatttgtgaagcttggaaggcaaacaaagagtaatatgtatatctagcacacaagtcagtaacagacagcaatattgaataaatatccagagcacttgtcctagttactggcctatacgtgttcctatcaccagttgtgataaacaagagaggaaacaaggatgaaaggaaacaagtatcaaaggtagcaacggatatgaacaaggcaaaaggtatcataaacaatagagctattgagtgttccttatgtactccttttcgatatcttctattctcttttactatttttttcttttatttttttgtctaatcttttttttcttgattttgctcttttgatattttttttctcagcaaggagcacacaagaataaaccataaaaaatttgagctcaattgaataaaagatgtggcctatagaaaattaggactgtgctaaaaagtatatcaaaacttgtgggcccagaaactcaattttcctaatcgaatttcgcaaatctaatttttgcgaacccagctttgctgggatgaaatagatctaaaattttctggcattctccgtagatataaaattttttccgtttcgagttcggatgtaaaagttatgactgttttaaggaagctgctcgaatcagggttttagtggacacaagatgcaaaccgatggtgatactgaatagcggcgggtgaatggatcaacacaaactagaaaagaacacaatctaaaccagcaacaagactttgacctaggacacaaactcaacaaagcggactctgacactgaatcatgcaaaggctatggcgcggatggttataggataggaaacaaatatggcattggactataggataaaagcaaaaacactcgaactaagggtaagatgcgaacttgataGTATatctgaagctctgattaccacttaatgtagacggggatcccgatcttccgtcaggttcaagataaacaacgatttgttcggagagtgacacaccgatccggcttcagatcacaaagacccaaaccctgcaaccttagcaccacgtctcctctggttatcaaccgtgtcacaatccggttgacctcgccaagaaggctaatctctgctgcgaatcgaagaacacaagcaagaacaagataaaaagcaactcaattaaagtgacaattgcagatgaatgattaagcactcgaagttggggtcttgcaaaccgataatggcaattgttcaatgacagattgatctaaaacaaaacccaaaacctaatgatggcggcagcatatgattataaagggcttagggtcgtcacctaccctggacatgccccctaatgggcccaaacacgatacacggtccaacggaccaaaataaggtgtcgcagcaccctggcagattctagacgctgacttatttcgacgattcccattgattccgaagagattttgacgtgaaaccacttggattggtttccttatcaaattatctttccatccatatgtggatcatcgaaaacggagtccgaatgcgtcctgggtgaccagtttaaagcagactggtcctggattccgaggcagactcgaacttaaattgctttgggcctccaccttggggactcgtaccgaattagcctcgggcctccttcttgacttggacacccttgatggcctccttctcctccatcccatgcaccaaacatggtcatatgcatgggtgtcatgtcctcattagCCTAGGTGTTTTCTCAGGGAGCTGTTCATGGTCAGACACGACAGCACCACCCGTGATGGGGAAACCAACTCTCAGCGCAATGCTCGAGAAACCAGGAACGCCGACCATGCTAGGCACCGTCTAGAAGAAACAAatgccgccgctgctgctgctaaCACTAGAGGTCTAGTCAACCCGAGGTATTCCATGTGTCGCTCTTAACCTTGATCACGAGTTTCTCCAGGTCGGTAGACATGATGTCGAGATGACACCAAGCGCCAACTTAGCTGTGGCGACTTGCGAATTGACTAGACTCAAAGAAATGCCACAGATCGCCAAAGTCAAAGCGCTGCTTAAAGCAGCCCAGGTGCAAGTCAATCAGATCCATGAGGATTAGGCTCCTCACTCAATCACGTCGAATTGCCATTCTGTGGGCCGACAGCCCTCACACTCCCATCATGAGGGAGGTAGTCATTTCTCCGGTCGATGGCTAAATCAACATCAAGGCAATAGCCAGTACATCCAAAGGGGGCCAAGAGGCAATTATGTCATCAACCCCAACCAACCTCTGCAACACACCAACCCCAACGCCAACCAAGAAGTCAATCAGCCTATCGGCGATATTCACGAGCGCCTTAATGCCCGCCATGACGTTCGCAAGCACATCGAGAGAAACCGCAACACACATCACGAGGAGGAGGCCATCCACCGACAACAATATGATCACAAAATCAGCAACCCCACTGTCGCTCTTTTATTGGCTTTCGCTGCTCAACCTGGCAACGCCGCCTTTGCCCGTTGCCGGTGACCCTGAGGGACCTCTCTCTTTTACAACAAGGCTATGGGCCGTCCATCGGCCGGTAGGCTTCAAGATTTCTAGGGTTGAACCCTATGATAGCCAAGTCAATCCCGAGTAGTGGCTCACAAGCTATGCCATTTCCGTGCACGCTACTAGAGGAAGCACCGACATCATGGCAAACTACTTGCCTGTCATGCTTAAACCCTCCACCATGAACTGGCTCACAAGTCTGGGGCCCAACTCCATTGGATCTTCGGATGATCTCAAGAGGATGTTTTTCAAAAACTACATGGCCATGTGTGTCCAACCAGGTACGAGGCATGACCTGGAGCGAATCTATCAGAAGACCGGTGAATCTCTCCACAGCTACATAAGGCATTTCTCAAAAACGAGGAACTCCATCCCTAACATTAGCGAGGGTGAAGTCCTCTCCGCTTTCATCCAGGGCTGTATCATCAGGCTGTGCTCAGCTCCAAGTTCAATTGGAAGCCGCAGTAGATGATCGGCGAGATGCTACAGACAGCCAACCAATATGCCGATGCCGAGGAGGTTGACCAGGGGCACAGGGATGACGTTGCCCGGACTACATGTTCCGATCGCCCTCCGTGTCGTAATGACGACCACGACCGCCACCATGATGATAGGCCGAAAAGCTCGAGGGCGGGGCAATTTCAtcgacgccgaccagataacatcATACACAGCCGACCAGATGTTCTGACTAAAGATAAGTACCCTTTCTATATCTACATTTAATAAAGTTTTCTCCTTAGTGTTTCTCCAATTATTACTTCTCCATTTATTCTCCATGATTAATATCTTTAAGATACTCCATTTGTTCTCCATACGTGATATCTTTAAGATACTCCATTTGATCTCCACCGACTCGTCGACCAGCCATGTTCTTATTTGTGTTATCCAAAAGCGGCCCTATTCTCGATCTTgcacctacacgtgcacgggcagCAACGCTCTGCGTCATGGGCGGTTGGTAGCGGCTCCTTGGCAACGCCTGTGGTCTTACGCGTAAACAGGTGATAATCACTCTAAGCTATGGGGTATGGGATAGCCGAGGCTGGTGATGCGATAAAGGACCAATAGGAAGGAAATTattcatatttaaaatatgaacaaacacaaaataaacataatgtttatctacAACTGATCGACGAGCTATATGATCCTTTCATAAGTTTATCCTAATCTACTTTGTCTTGTTTTCTTCTTAGCTGAATAGGTCCAGGTCGCGGTCAGCTTGATCGCTGACTCCGtcgcttcttcttcttcaagcatCGCGATCTCCTCGGTGGTCGTCCCTCGGGAGAAATCTCCATCAATTACCTCCAGCCGACCAATTAAACTGGTCGGATACCTATTTTTCACTGGTCAACTTTGTATACAAGATGCTCATGGACTGGCTGCTTAGCAAGTTTAGGTCGCCAGGCAGCTTGATCGCCAAACTCTGACTACTCTTGTGAAGCTGAAATTCTCAGAAGGAAAATTCACCTGTCGACTTACTATGTTTTGATGGCGTTGCATGCCATGTGTGTTATCAACCTACTCCatgttgtttggatcagggtgctaatcttgggcagcacatcggGGGCCTTGATACGTACAAGGCAAACGACGCTGGCTATTTCATGCATCAACACTGGAATGTCCTACTTGGGTACGTTCAAGGCCTAtcgactagttaaactggtcgaccACATTTTAACTAgtcggattaccagttaaactggtctgCTGCAAGTAAAAATGCTCGGATGGCATCAAGACGACACTGCTTACTCCTTCAATCTCGCAAAATATTTTCACTtgatttctttgaccctgctacaagatgtttTCTCTATCTTCTAGCAGacttggggactaagtgtgtacacttcacctcatggtgagtGTACTGTTTTTCATCTTACTATttctcagctaagctggggacttgtTGCCTGCTCTATTCGATTTCTAGAGTCTTCTGTTTTTTAACCCTGGCCCTAGGTGCATTCTTCATCTaatgtcaggctcagggactatagTGTGTACACTGCACCTTGCGGTGCATGTATTGTTATCGATTAAAGTGCTAAGCATTTGTCACTTGTGATAATCATTTGCCTCTGCTTTTATCAAATGACTAAGTCATCGATGTTAATCATCTAATATCCCCAAAGacacctaagtgtgtacacttcacccaAGGTGAAGAACTTTTGAAATTTAaccttgagctccttacatccttttgGCAAGCCTAACTTGGCTAAGTCCATGGTTTGTTAACCAGTTAAACTAGCCGGCTCCTATTTTCACTGCACATATCACTAATTAAACTGGTCAGATCGCCAGTTAAGTTGGTTGGCTTCACTTCGAATtgctcggacttgttcaagacgGCATCACCAAACGGATATAAGGTGCTCGAGTACTAACTGTGGGGGATgtaaccccaggtacccacgggaagggacatgggctgcaccatcagggATGGTCCAGCCCACGATATCAAGACTAGTGGCACACAACACTGGTTGGCATACACCGCGAGGCTTCCTAAAGATAGCGattgatctgttaggatatgccgAATATTTGATTCCTTGTAAAGTTTATTGCTTGCCCAATTAGATTTAGATCTAACCGAACTGTAACTCTACCCCCCAACTATATAAGGTGGCTAGGGGACCCCCTCGATTCATTTCATTATCTTATATTCTAGCAATACAAACCAGCAGACCACATGACGTGGGGTGTTACGTCGAgttgatggcccgaacctgtctacatcttgtgtctctgttgccatcTAGTTCCTATTCTTGTGCACCTCTCCGtaaaatctaccatcgtgggtatacccctcggtagactatcgacgatattctatcaatACTTACTGACCGGGGGTCTTTAATAGAGTCTCCACATTTCTCACGGGATGTGCTAAAAAATTAATAGATTCCAGAAATTCTAACAAAACTAAAAAAAGTTGGTCCTAGAATATTTTCCATGAATAACATATCATATGTTAGTGATTGTAATGTTTTATTATATAGAATGTTATTTGAGACAATTGAGCAAGTATTTTTTCTAGAAATGTGCATGTCTCTTTCTAATTTTAATCATTTGAACAATTTAATCATTTAGTCATACCTATATGTTAATGTCATCTTCTGATTTGAATTAGTTAATTATTATGAGTGGATTTTGTTTTGTAGTTTAAGATGAAAGGATCGTGGATGTATAATTTATCAAGACCATCATGGCAGTTAGAGGTTGTTAGGTCATAGGTTTATTGATGCTGCAAAGTGGCATGCATGCAGAGAGAAGACAAAGCACATATAATGTCCATCATAGACTGCAATAATGTTGTTGTATTTGCTGACACGGAACAGATCATTTATCATTTGGTTTGTCAAGGTTGCATAAAGGGTTACATGATTTGTACCAAACATGGGGTGGGTAATTCTGCATCTTATGCATTTGGCAACCCAATCAACACACTATCGAGGGACCAAATATGGATGTTGAGAAACCAAATGTTGACAAATAAATCATATTATGTCGAATGTCGCTGATGATTTCGTTAGTGGCGAAGGTGGTGACAAAGAGGATGATTACCACGCCGATGAGAAAGAACAAGTGGAATTCTTCACGGCATTATTGAAGCATGTTTAGAGCCCAGAATATTCCTTGTGAAAGGTATGGAGGTCTTGAAGACTGCAGCGAAGAAGCCTTTGTATGAAGACTTGAAGAGTCTAAGTGTTGTACCAAAGGGTGCACAATATTGCGATTTGTTCTTCAGTTATTGATGCCGAAAGCTCAATACGGTTAGTCTAATGCTACCTTCAACAAGTTGTTGCGTCTTGGGAGATGACAGTCATGAGATATGGGAGGAGTGTCCCTAACTTCCTTGATCTTGGTGTCATTGTCAACATTTGCCATGCCTGATTCATCATCCCCCACACGCGTATGTGCTGCCGCCATGTCTGTGGACATGTCGTCGACCTGGGTGGGGATGCGTCATCACCGTACACTACAGATGCATTGTCGCCCACCTCGTGGCCCCAACTATCGCTGCTGGACTGCTGGAGTCACGGCTCCTATCATCTCCTGTGCCATGGTGAACAGAGAGAACAAGATGAGGACGCACCGATTGGGAGGATAAAGAAAAGGATAATAGTTTCTTTACATTTTCTGTTTCCCATTCCCATCTGCACACACCAGGTGCATTCTATGTGAATCCATTCCACGTTGGCATTATAGGGTCTGTTTAGTAGAGCTTTTTCTGCTCCAAACTCTCTATCGAAGTTGATTCTTTGGGACAAGTGATTCTTTAGTTGATAATGTTTCTCTACGATTCTTTAGGATAAACTCTTATGCATTCAGTGACTCTGTGTGTGGAGTGAATCATAAGATCCTACTTAGTTTAGCTCCGAGCCTCTTAGTTCATATTTTAGAAAATCATTTTATAAAATCAACATAGAATCACTTCTcagtaaaaaaaaaacagtttaGCAAAGCTCCGCCTGGCAGCTTTGCCAAATTGGACCATAGCATGTGACAGTGGCAGGATGCGGTGCTCACAAATGATTCGGACCGGAATGACACGATTACAATGTTTAAGGATGTGTTTGTGCAATTTACAAGTTTGTGAACCTAGATGATATTGCAAGGTACTCTAATTATATACTCCCTCATGAAATATAAGTGATTTAAGTTTGTCCTAACTCAACCAAACTATGTTAAATTTGACGAAATTTATAGAGAGGAGTATCAACATCTACTACATTAAAGAGgtatattaaaaaatatatttGATAATGTTCCAGCTAAGTTAAAGTAAAGTCCTACGTATTTTTCatcttttctataaacttggttaaggttaatatagtttgATTTAAGATAAAACTAGGTCTCTTATATTTTAAGATCGAGGGAGTAATGGTTAGTGAAAAAACAGAGAGCTGAAGAGACGGTTGCAAAGAGGAAAGGAGTGGTAAGAGCAACAATGGAAAAAGATAGAGAGATGCAGCGAGAAAAGTAGGCAGCGTAAACCTTTATTACAGGACGTCTATGGTAAGTGGACTAGAAACCAAGTCTATTACCCACGCAGCCATGGCCACGCTGACTGGAAGCTGCTGGGCATTTGAAAACGAGAATCGACTTAGATCCGCTAATAACGGTGGCCCAACAATCATTCAGGCCCGCGCCCAGCTGCCAGCGCCGCGACCACATCTCCCAATGGGGCCCCATCAAACAACCTCATCAgatcacgccactcaatcctcaCACATTGctgttgctcaaaaaaaaaaaatcctcacACATTGCTGCTCTCTCTCTCCACGTCCTCTCGTGCCCACACGCGGAGGAACCGTTCGATCCCGATCGACAGCCAATGGCGCTACCCATGATCCGTATGCGCCACCATATTAGACCGGCGCCCTGTCTCGTGTCAGGGGGCGTCTGAGCTCGCCAGAAAAGGGTAGCCCTGACAGTCTGACACCCGCAAGCCGCAAAGCGCAGCCTCGATGCTACAGGAATGCTGAGAAATGTCTGACCTTGCCGGAAAGCGCAGCCTGCGCGGTGGCCGCAACTGCCACCGCAAGCACGTCGAGGACGGGTAGGTCCATCAGCCTCATCGCCGTTTTTTCAGGTAAAGTCAGGTCAGGTCAACTCTTCTGTGTCCAAGAATCAACATCGAAGAAAGGAAGGAGGTGGCTGGCAATGGAGGATGGGGTGGCGGCGGACGGGAAGAGCGTGCTGCAGGGGCGGTACGAGCTGGGGCGGGTGCTGGGGCACGGCAACTTCGGGCGGGTGCACGCGGCGCGGGACCTGCGCACTGGCCGCGGCGTCGCGgtcaaggtggtggccaaggacaAGCTGGAGCGCGCGGGCATGGCGGAGCAGATCAAGCGTGAGATCGccgtcatgaagatggtgtcCCACCCCAACATCGTGGAGCTGCACGAGGTGATGGCCACCCGCTCCAAGATCTACCTCGCGCTCGAGCTCGTCCGCGGCGGGGAGCTCTTCTCCCGCATCGCGCGCGAGGGGCGGGTCCGGGAGGACGTCGCGCGCCGTTACTTTCGCCAGCTCGTCTCCGCGGTCGACTTCTGCCACGGCCGCGGGGTGTTCCACCGGGACCTCAAGCTCGAGAACCTGCTCCTCGACGAGGCAGGCAACCTCAAAGTAGCGGACTTCGGGCTCAGCGCGCTCGCCGGGCACGCACGCTCCGACGGGCTACTCCACACCGCCTGCGGCACGCCATCGTACGTTGCCCCCGAGGTGCTTGGCGGGAAGGGCTACGACGGCGCCAAGGCGGACCTCTGGTCCTGTGGCGTCATCCTCTACGTGCTCCTCGTCGGCAGCTTGCCGTTCCACGAGGACAACCTCATGGTCATGTACCGGAAGATGCAGCGCGGCGAGTTCCTCCGCCCGCCGTGGGTCTCAGCGGACGCCCGGAAGCTCATCGGTGGGCTGCTCGACCCCAACCCGAGCACGCGCATCACCGTGGCTCGCCTCGTCGAGACGCCGTGGTACCAGAAGCCGTTGCCCGTCCTGCCGCCCCTCAACCTCAAGGAGCCCGCACCCGGGGCAACCCCGGACGCGCGCCGCGCCAGCTCTGACGACAAGTTAGAGCCCGAGGTGCTGAACGCGTTCCACCTCATCTCTCTCGCGGAGGGCTTCGACCTGTCCCCGCTCTTCGACCAGGGCCGCGGCGTAGGGAGGCCCAGCGCGGGCGGCGTCCGTTTCGTGACTCGTGAGGCCGCCAGCAGCGTGGTCTCCCGTCTGGAGTCGTTGGTCACCGGCCGCGGAGCCAACATGCGCGTGACAAAGAGCGGATCGCGGGGCGTGCGTATGG
Above is a genomic segment from Miscanthus floridulus cultivar M001 chromosome 3, ASM1932011v1, whole genome shotgun sequence containing:
- the LOC136546236 gene encoding putative CBL-interacting protein kinase 27; the encoded protein is MEDGVAADGKSVLQGRYELGRVLGHGNFGRVHAARDLRTGRGVAVKVVAKDKLERAGMAEQIKREIAVMKMVSHPNIVELHEVMATRSKIYLALELVRGGELFSRIAREGRVREDVARRYFRQLVSAVDFCHGRGVFHRDLKLENLLLDEAGNLKVADFGLSALAGHARSDGLLHTACGTPSYVAPEVLGGKGYDGAKADLWSCGVILYVLLVGSLPFHEDNLMVMYRKMQRGEFLRPPWVSADARKLIGGLLDPNPSTRITVARLVETPWYQKPLPVLPPLNLKEPAPGATPDARRASSDDKLEPEVLNAFHLISLAEGFDLSPLFDQGRGVGRPSAGGVRFVTREAASSVVSRLESLVTGRGANMRVTKSGSRGVRMEAASRGRTGARLAVAAEIFSMAPSVLLVDVKKDGGDTMEYRSFCSEELRPALKDIVWASGEDTPRAA